AAATTTTTCCCGtttacatattacattgtttttACCTATACTACCAATACTATATATATCTTGACATTCAAACTCTACAGAAGCTTTTCTAGCCCATTGTTATACCTTTACGCAAGGCAAATGTAGATGTCATTGTTCTTAAATTGTACCGTATATGCTTCCACTTGATCACAAAACATAACGACAGGTGCAatgcataattattttttcatggtCTTTCTTTTAGACTAATTCCCTTTTTCTGTATATACGACGTGCCAACGGTATAAGTTTCGAGCATACAAATTTGAAATTCTGTgtaaattttttgaaacaaggagaacttacaaaaaaaaaaatcattattttatattttatattttttgttcgaAATGATTCAAAATTGGATTTAGTAAAATAATGTTCGAACTTTCCTTCTAAATTTTCCGAATGAAGTAGCATGACGTATCTCACATGCAAAAGTTGTAGCCAAGATGTATATCATGATTTCCTtttgagtaatattaaaaagaagttattgtagtagTGCATATTTTACACTCACTGTATggctgcttctagttgattgttttCAATACTCATTTAGAGAGATATTTAGTCTACatgatgtcacatcatatatGTAAAATGGATACTattaatagtaatttttatctatatttattctttccttcttttcaaGAGGCATTGATTAACGAGAAACAAGGCTTTAAAATTAAAGAACCTTGCGGGTTACCTGTGGATTTATCATGCTATACCAAATTCGCGGaaggaaatgatgaaaaatGGATCCACGTGACGAGAGCAGGCGGTACATGCAGAAAAGTACAATAATAATTCACTTGTAAATAAGTGAGTATagctaataaaattattacGGGTACAACTACAAAACGCGGTTTCTGCCCTTTCTCAGTgctttataatattaataaaggaAGCTGATCGGCTGaagatttgaataattatattataattgatcgatttatttatttttaagaaaaaatataattcagaTCATTGTAATTGGATGAAAGTGGTGCCTCCATTCTTCCAGGAAGCTGCCGTATCAAGTAGTACCCCAGCTTGGCTGGATTATATATGCACGGTGGCTGGCCTCATTAACACcttctactaataaaaaaaatcataactcaACACGCAGATTTACATGTAGTCGGAATTTTCAATTTCCTTACTTTATTGATTCCGTCGTACACCCAATAAATAgaacaccatttttttttttactgaaattaaaattaagtaggCTTTTTAGGATATCCCATTATTTAGAGAATTTGTAATTGTTGTGTGGCATTTTAATTTGtgttcataaaaattttatatataattatttttatgtattttttatacactttactaatgtgattggttgtgtcactttttttaaatataaaataattattttaaccaatCACCTACGTAAAATGtctaaaaagtataaaaaatgattgCATGCAGTAGATTTGTAATCCCACTTAAATATTCAATTCCATCTGTCATGAGCCAGCTGTGGAATCGAAGAGGTCAATTATCAGcttcatttaaaaattactCAACATCCACCATGACCATTGGAATGGCATTCGCGTGATTTACAAAGAAAACGAGGGTATAATGGTTCCAACTATAAATACTGTTGAACACGAGAGAAGGAAAGCAATCTTGCTCTTATTTGCTCAACTCCACTCGTTCAGAGTGCTTTCTTCTAAACGCTAGTAATTCTTTTGAAAGGTAAAAGCTTTTAGTCTAACATAATGGGCATAACCGAGGCATGCTCAAGATTGATTGGAGACGCGTTGCATGCATTTGGAAGCTCAAGAGCTAGCTCAGCGGCAACTCACCTTGGTGAGGACGATCGTGGTTGCAAGCAACAGAATGCGCGCAAGGTTGATGACACAATGGTCCTAGCTCTAATCACCGTGTTCGGAATGCAAAACAATGGAAGAATCAAGAAGGAAAATGCGCGGCGAGTGGTGGAGAAGCTTGGCTTGATATATAGTACTCCTCCTTCCGAGGAAGACAAATCTGGCTTTGAGCTACCTGGCGAAGGTGTTCTAGACGACGACGATGAAGTGCCCATAGAGGAGGTGCTTGGCGGCTTCGAGGATGCGTCGAAGCGCAACGAGTTACTGCGTGAAGCCTTCAAGATTTTCGACGAGGATGGTGATGGATATATAGAGGCAGTGGAGTTGAAGAGGGTCCTGGagtgcttgggattggacgagGGGTTGGGTATGGATCAGATCGAGAAGATGGTGAGAATTGTGGATTTGAACTTGGACGGGAAGGTTGATTTCAGTGAGTTCCAATTAATGATGAAGTGAAAATTAACCTCACTGATTATTTAtcaaagaatattattatttattgagtttgttatgATAATTATTGTATATCCTTCTCTTCTTTTGAAGGAAAATGCATCGTCTTGAAAATTTGAGGTTGGTTTAATTGGAAACATGAAATTGCAGAGTCGCCGCATTTGATCAATTTGCTTCATTACTTGTTTAGAAGAAACTTGAAAatctgggattttttttttttttttttt
This genomic interval from Juglans microcarpa x Juglans regia isolate MS1-56 chromosome 4D, Jm3101_v1.0, whole genome shotgun sequence contains the following:
- the LOC121261204 gene encoding probable calcium-binding protein CML43 codes for the protein MGITEACSRLIGDALHAFGSSRASSAATHLGEDDRGCKQQNARKVDDTMVLALITVFGMQNNGRIKKENARRVVEKLGLIYSTPPSEEDKSGFELPGEGVLDDDDEVPIEEVLGGFEDASKRNELLREAFKIFDEDGDGYIEAVELKRVLECLGLDEGLGMDQIEKMVRIVDLNLDGKVDFSEFQLMMK